The following are encoded in a window of Fusarium oxysporum f. sp. lycopersici 4287 chromosome 5, whole genome shotgun sequence genomic DNA:
- a CDS encoding lysine-specific histone demethylase 1: MAPRIEFNVEQIRNKARKDLLYLLEGVRGKKNVVLDQSLVGPIGTIVKVAVLQEYGVDKFFILENDNADTSQRNVVFISRGECGRHAEAIAAQIKRIQRESQTGHDFHIFWVPRRTLVSDKLLEEAGVLGDVNIAELPLSFFPLEKDVLSLELDDSFRNLYLSKDVTPNFLMAKALMEIQRNHGLFPRVIGKGDNAKRVADLLSRMRQELLAGEDTSEANKIGLTPSTTNESVIIIDREVDFVTPLLTQLTYEGLIDEVFEIHNNQTKVDTTVVGAPAQASAATSQSRKRTIQLDSSDKLYEQLRDANFAIVGSLLNKVARRLQKVQSDYESKHKTKTIAELKDFVSQLPGYQQEQQSARIHTGLAEEIIKHTRTDQFKGLLEVQQNLAAGADPSSQFDGIEELIARDAPIAQTLRLLCIYSCISGGIRPKEFDQFRRLILEGYGYQHLLTLSNLEKLQLFLSKSSPLAGMIPIPGNNAGPTGSKTNYTYLRKQLRLIVDEVQEDDPNDISYVYSGYAPLSIRLVQCILQKQYLLSVTKGNSANAAGAPPGVGTQGWQGFDEAVKHVRGQTFYEHQKGEDKAVKARALLSGSGNKQTVFVVFVGGITFTEIAALRFIAKQEEGKHSHSRQGCSETESDIAPTGRRNIVICTTSIINGNKMMESAIEKESFAKESVPVSTT, from the exons ATGGCTCCCCGGATAGAATTCAACGTCGAGCAGATTCGCAACAAGGCGAGAAAGGATCTGTTGTATCTCCTCGAAGGC GTTCGCGGGAAGAAGAATGTCGTTCTAGACCAAAGTCTCGTCGGCCCAATCGGGACTATAGTCAAAGTTGCCGTCCTTCAAGAATATGGAGTAGATAAGTTCTTCATTCTAGAGAATGACAATGCCGATACCAGCCAGCGCAATGTTGTCTTTATTTCTCGTGGCGAATGCGGCCGCCATGCTGAAGCTATAGCTG CTCAAATTAAGCGTATTCAGCGCGAAAGCCAAACCGGGCACGACTTTCACATATTCTGGGTCCCTCGCAGAACCCTCGTCTCCGACAAGCTTCTAGAAGAGGCCGGTGTATTAGGCGATGTCAACATTGCGGAATTGCCGCTATCATTCTTCCCTCTGGAGAAGGATGTTCTGTCACTCGAGCTCGACGACTCATTCCGCAACCTGTACCTATCCAAAGACGTTACACCCAACTTCCTTATGGCCAAAGCCCTTATGGAGATTCAAAGAAACCATGGCCTATTCCCGCGAGTGATAGGGAAGGGTGATAACGCAAAGCGCGTTGCTGACTTGCTTTCTCGCATGCGCCAGGAGCTTCTTGCTGGTGAAGATACGTCAGAAGCCAACAAGATTGGGTTGACGCCTAGCACAACCAATGAGAGCGTAATTATCATCGATCGCGAAGTTGACTTTGTTACACCCTTGCTCACTCAACTGACATACGAGGGACTCATTGATGAAGTCTTCGAGATCCACAACAATCAGACCAAAGTCGACACAACAGTTGTCGGTGCACCGGCACAGGCCTCGGCTGCAACTTCACAAAGCCGGAAACGAACGATCCAGTTGGACTCGAGCGACAAGCTTTATGAACAATTACGTGACGCCAACTTTGCGATCGTTGGAAGCCTCCTCAACAAAGTTGCGAGGCGGCTGCAGAAGGTGCAAAGCGATTACGAAAGTAAACACAAAACAAAGACTATTGCGGAACTCAAAGACTTTGTCAGTCAATTGCCAGGATACCAACAAGAACAGCAGAGTGCGAGAATACACACAGGCCTCGCGGAGGAGATCATTAAACATACCCGGACAGACCAGTTCAAGGGTCTTTTGGAGGTTCAGCAAAATCTCGCTGCTGGGGCTGATCCGTCAAGCCAGTTCGATGGCATCGAAGAATTAATAGCGCGAGACGCTCCTATTGCGCAAACTCTAAGATTACTGTGTATCTACTCGTGCATATCTGGGGGCATAAGACCTAAGGAATTTGATCAATTCAGGCGACTCATTCTGGAAGGCTACGGCTACCAGCATCTCCTCACGCTTAGCAACCTAGAGAAACTACAACTCTTTCTGTCCAAGTCGTCACCTCTGGCTGGAATGATCCCCATCCCAGGCAACAACGCCGGCCCAACGGGAAGCAAGACGAATTATACGTATCTTCGCAAGCAGCTTCGGCTCATCGTTGATGAGGTTCAAGAGGACGATCCAAACGATATATCCTATGTGTACAGTGGCTATGCTCCTCTTTCGATTCGCCTCGTTCAATGCATTCTGCAGAAGCAATATCTGCTTTCGGTGACTAAGGGAAACAGCGCCAACGCAGCGGGAGCGCCCCCAGGCGTCGGCAcgcaaggatggcaagggTTCGATGAAGCTGTCAAACACGTTCGTGGGCAGACGTTTTATGAGCACCAGAAGGGTGAGGATAAGGCTGTCAAAGCGCGGGCATTGCTCTCTGGAAGTGGCAACAAGCAGACTGTCTTTGTTGTGTTCGTCGGCGGCATCACTTTCACCGAGATTGCTGCTTTAAGGTTTATTGCAAAGCAGGAAGAAGGTAAGCACTCTCACAGCCGCCAGGGTTGCTCTGAAACGGAATCTGACATTGCCCCGACAGGACGGAGAAATATTGTAATTTGCACAACGTCAATCATCAACGGAAACAAAATGATGGAATCCGCGATCGAAAAAGAATCGTTTGCGAAGGAGAGTGTGCCCGTTTCAACGACCTGA
- a CDS encoding lysine-specific histone demethylase 1 → MGSDFGQSFRKGIGIRKRDLDDKDAIDSLTPSDTIVMSNPPGRISPPITPDVVSVPQSRQTSTEIASEIAPEIVVWTEDMDIDNASHVESDDELSSIKSYAEEEPPQNDDDPTPFRVSTIEDAIGSLPSNLTELSDLSSIPSTVSSKVTTPTPVDTDGAQEEDQDQDLSIDEQPQSHQQSPSHDAERYNFNIRPKASVPTDMSAYQYASECVLAAESSRLNPYALHPEEYHLLRHHISYTQVTTYLNIRNGIIRLWFQHPWIGVTRLEAVGCANARWFDAASVCYDWLVRRGYINYGCVRLSEAETDDTVAPVVKRQKTIAVIGAGISGLGCARQLEGLFRQFADRFHERGEPAPRVVVLEGRARVGGRVYSREFQTKPKEKSPAFEGKRHTAEMGGMIITGFDRGNPINILLRGQLGLPYHALTADTTIYDNSGRAVDPVRDQLVEKLYNDCLDRVSEYKHKNQLAKLIEGRRDLIEEGRDSPGDGSKTMFQEEEAAAAQQDAPPVAQQNIPAKVNLIPISSDKLTGRVHMEPGTPATTKASDKAKLMGWTIRDSADGENIDLTSAVNEEGATLGSVLDNAISQYKQIIGLNAQDHRLINWHIANLEYSNATSLHNLSLPLWDIDAGNEWEGSHTMVVGGYQSVARGLVHCPSSLDLKTKFPVKSISYHTGEGMASAAIECEDGSVVDADAVVCTIPLGVLKQNNIVFNPPLPSWKTDVVERLGFGILNKVVLVYDKIFWDHDRHIFGVLRESSNRLSTSQKDYAANRGRFFQWFNVSNTTGLPCLIALMAGEAGFETEHSSNDSLVAEATEVLRSVFGQDVPYPVEAMVTRWGSDRFARGSYSSAAPGMQPEDYDVMARPVGNLFFAGEHTIGTHPATVHGAYLSGLRAASEVLETLIGPIEVPTPLILPRDSVLLRKRKEPAQDQQPARLQAYENEIQTYIQSKLGDRPSRPAKVAGNAYILYSKDLFDVARKKCEENRKPGKGGRAVPNEVRIMTSKMWKDASSEERKPYEDQATEQKRGYAEAVQAWTRATERWDQEAAALRTAYEKENPFGTAKIAEVPHESSSKHRRTRHISYAEDSDIGF, encoded by the exons ATGGGGTCAGACTTTGGGCAGAGCTTCCGTAAGGGGATTGGCATTAGGAAGAGGGACTTAGACGATAAGGACGCCATTGATTCGCTGACTCCGTCCGACACTATTGTTATGTCGAATCCCCCAGGTCGTATATCACCTCCAATCACTCCTGATGTAGTTTCGGTGCCTCAGTCGCGACAAACTTCGACAGAAATAGCCTCTGAAATTGCGCCAGAGATTGTCGTGTGGACTGAGGATATGGATATCGACAACGCTAGTCACGTTGAGTCTGACGATGAATTGTCAAGCATCAAAAGTTATGCCGA GGAGGAGCCTCCTCAAAACGACGATGACCCAACGCCATTTCGGGTATCTACTATAGAGGACGCCATAGGCTCTCTTCCCTCGAATCTCACAGAACTATCAGACCTCTCATCGATACCTTCGACGGTGTCGAGCAAGGTTACTACCCCTACGCCAGTCGATACTGATGGTgcacaagaagaagaccaagaccaagaccttTCAATCGACGAGCAGCCACAGTCCCATCAACAATCGCCTTCTCATGATGCCGAACGCTATAACTTCAACATCAGACCGAAGGCTTCGGTACCAACTGATATGTCAGCATACCAATATGCGTCAGAATGTGTTTTGGCCGCCGAGTCAAGCCGGCTCAACCCATACGCTTTACATCCGGAGGAATATCACCTCCTCCGTCATCACATATCTTATACGCAAGTTACAACATATCTCAATATTAGAAATGGTATCATACGGTTATGGTTCCAACACCCTTGGATCGGTGTGACCCGGCTGGAAGCGGTTGGGTGTGCCAACGCTCGCTGGTTCGATGCAGCGAGTGTTTGCTATGATTGGCTTGTTCGTCGAGGCTATATCAACTACGGATGTGTGCGACTCTCCGAAGCTGAGACAGACGATACTGTTGCGCCGGTTGTCAAGAGACAAAAGACAATCGCTGTCATAGGTGCTGGTATCTCCGGACTGGGCTGCGCTAGACAGCTTGAGGGGTTGTTCAGGCAATTTGCTGATCGCTTCCATGAACGAGGCGAGCCTGCGCCTCGAGTGGTTGTGCTGGAAGGACGAGCTCGCGTTGGAGGAAGAGTATACTCTCGCGAGTTCCAGACCAAACCAAAAGAAAAATCACCAGCTTTTGAAGGCAAGCGACACACTGCGGAAATGGGCGGCATGATCATCACTGGGTTCGACCGGGGAAACCCTATCAACATCCTGCTTCGTGGACAATTGGGACTTCCTTATCATGCACTGACAGCCGATACTACAATCTACGACAACAGTGGAAGAGCAGTTGACCCTGTGCGCGATCAGCTCGTTGAAAAACTTTACAATGACTGTTTAGACCGAGTCAGTGAATACAAGCATAAGAATCAACTTGCAAAGCTTATTGAAGGTAGACGAGACCTCATCGAAGAGGGGCGTGATAGTCCTGGAGACGGTAGCAAGACAATGTttcaggaagaagaggctgctgctgcacaGCAAGATGCACCACCAGTGGCACAACAGAACATCCCAGCAAAGGTCAACCTGATACCAATATCGTCAGACAAGCTCACGGGTCGGGTTCATATGGAGCCTGGCACTCCCGCGACTACTAAAGCCTCCGACAAAGCAAAATTGATGGGCTGGACAATACGAGACTCAGCCGACGGAGAGAACATCGATTTAACATCGGCAGTGAATGAAGAGGGGGCAACCTTGGGATCTGTTCTTGATAACGCCATTTCCCAGTACAAACAAATCATTGGGCTGAATGCCCAGGATCACCGACTGATCAACTGGCACATTGCCAATTTGGAGTACAGTAACGCTACAAGCTTGCACAACCTGAGCCTCCCATTGTGGGACATTGATGCAGGCAATGAATGGGAGGGAAGCCATACAATGGTCGTGGGCGGTTACCAAAGTGTGGCTCGTGGCTTGGTTCACTGCCCGAGCTCACTTGACCTCAAGACTAAATTCCCGGTCAAGAGCATATCCTACCATACTGGAGAGGGCATGGCGTCAGCTGCGATTGAATGCGAAGACGGCTCAGTAGTGGATGCTGATGCCGTGGTTTGCACTATTCCGCTCGGTGTTTTAAAACAGAACAATATCGTCTTCAACCCACCTCTTCCATCATGGAAGACTGATGTCGTTGAGCGACTTGGATTCGGCATTCTGAACAAGGTTGTTCTAGTGTACGATAAGATTTTCTGGGACCATGACAGACATATCTTCGGCGTCTTGAGGGAGTCTTCAAACCGGCTTAGTACCTCACAAAAAGACTATGCCGCGAATCGTGGTCGCTTCTTTCAATGGTTCAACGTATCCAACACAACAGGTCTTCCATGTCTCATTGCTTTGATGGCAGGTGAGGCTGGTTTTGAGACAGAACATTCAAGTAACGACAGCCTTGTGGCTGAAGCAACGGAAGTACTACGCAGCGTCTTTGGCCAGGATGTTCCCTATCCTGTAGAGGCTATGGTCACCCGCTGGGGTTCAGATCGATTCGCCCGAGGTAGTTATTCTTCTGCTGCTCCTGGGATGCAGCCGGAAGACTACGATGTCATGGCCAGACCTGTCGGAAACctcttctttgctggtgaaCATACCATTGGTACGCACCCAGCCACGGTTCATGGGGCGTATCTGTCCGGTCTAAGGGCAGCTTCTGAAGTGTTGGAGACCTTGATCGGCCCCATTGAGGTCCCGACACCGTTGATCCTGCCTCGAGATTCTGTGCTGCTGCGCAAGCGTAAGGAGCCTGCCCAAGATCAGCAACCAGCACGACTCCAGGCCTATGAAAACGAGATTCAGACCTATATACAATCGAAACTCGGGGACCGACCCTCTCGTCCGGCTAAAGTTGCGGGTAATGCGTATATACTTTATAGCAAAGATCTATTCGACGTTGCGAGGAAGAAGTGTGAGGAGAATCGGAAACCAGGCAAAGGTGGGCGTGCTGTCCCCAACGAAGTCCGGATCATGACTAGTAAGATGTGGAAGGACGCTTCGTCTGAGGAACGCAAGCCATATGAAGACCAGGCAACGGAGCAAAAGCGCGGGTACGCTGAAGCTGTTCAGGCATGGACCCGGGCCACCGAACGATGGGATCAGGAGGCCGCTGCGCTGCGAACAGCTTACGAGAAAGAGAATCCCTTTGGTACCGCCAAGATAGCAGAGGTTCCTCACGAGAGTTCCAGCAAACATCGCAGGACGAGACACATAAGTTATGCGGAGGACAGTGACATTGGGTTCTGA
- a CDS encoding F-type H+-transporting ATPase subunit gamma, protein MKIVASTKLTRAQRAMNDSRKYGQTSNEVYESAETKALETEDKKTLIIVCSSDKGLCGGIHSGLSRYVRRLHAEQPGFDLVLIGEKAKAQLSRTNASAIQLSFAGIGKDVPTFADAQAIADQVIQLPTEYTDIKILYNSFVNAQTYEASLIEAFSEEAIQQSPNFSAFEVDEEVLGNLREYSLANSLYWALAEGHACEQSARRNAMDNASKNAGEMINKYQILFNRTRQAVITGELVEIITGATASADM, encoded by the exons ATGAAGATTGTCGCCTCCACCAAGCTCACCCGAGCCCAGCGCGCCATGAACGACTCTCGCAAGTACGGTCAGACCTCTAATGAGGTCTACGAGTCCGCTGAGACCAAGGCCCTCGAGACTGAGGACAAGAAGaccctcatcatcgtctgcTCTTCCGACAAGGGTCTCTGCGGTGGTATTCACTCTGGTCTGTCCCGATATGTCCGCCGACTTCACGCCGAGCAGCCTGGCTTCGACCTCGTCCTCATTGgtgagaaggccaaggctcaGCTCTCACGAACCAACGCCTCGGCTATTCAGCTGAGCTTCGCTGGTATTGGCAAGGATGTTCCCACCTTTGCCGACGCCCAGGCCATCGCCGACCAGGTTATTCAGCTTCCTACTGAGTACACCGACATCAAGATTCTGTACAACAGCTTCGTTAACGCTCAGACCTACGAGGCTTCCTTGATTGAGGCATTTTCCGAGGAGGCTATCCAGCAGTCCC CCAACTTCTCTGCCTTCGAGGTTGACGAGGAGGTTCTTGGCAACCTCCGCGAGTACAGTCTTGCCAACTCCCTCTACTGGGCTCTTGCTGAGGGCCACGCCTGCGAGCAGTCTGCCCGACGAAACGCTATGGAC AACGCCTCTAAGAACGCTGGTGAGATGATCAACAAGTACCAGATTCTCTTCAACCGTACTCGACAGGCCGTCATTACCGGAGAACTGGTTGAGATTATCACTGGTGCTACTGCCTCTGCGGACATGTAA
- a CDS encoding lysine-specific histone demethylase 1, translating to MAKALMEIQRNHGLFPRVIGKGDNAKRVADLLSRMRQELLAGEDTSEANKIGLTPSTTNESVIIIDREVDFVTPLLTQLTYEGLIDEVFEIHNNQTKVDTTVVGAPAQASAATSQSRKRTIQLDSSDKLYEQLRDANFAIVGSLLNKVARRLQKVQSDYESKHKTKTIAELKDFVSQLPGYQQEQQSARIHTGLAEEIIKHTRTDQFKGLLEVQQNLAAGADPSSQFDGIEELIARDAPIAQTLRLLCIYSCISGGIRPKEFDQFRRLILEGYGYQHLLTLSNLEKLQLFLSKSSPLAGMIPIPGNNAGPTGSKTNYTYLRKQLRLIVDEVQEDDPNDISYVYSGYAPLSIRLVQCILQKQYLLSVTKGNSANAAGAPPGVGTQGWQGFDEAVKHVRGQTFYEHQKGEDKAVKARALLSGSGNKQTVFVVFVGGITFTEIAALRFIAKQEEGRRNIVICTTSIINGNKMMESAIEKESFAKESVPVSTT from the exons ATGGCCAAAGCCCTTATGGAGATTCAAAGAAACCATGGCCTATTCCCGCGAGTGATAGGGAAGGGTGATAACGCAAAGCGCGTTGCTGACTTGCTTTCTCGCATGCGCCAGGAGCTTCTTGCTGGTGAAGATACGTCAGAAGCCAACAAGATTGGGTTGACGCCTAGCACAACCAATGAGAGCGTAATTATCATCGATCGCGAAGTTGACTTTGTTACACCCTTGCTCACTCAACTGACATACGAGGGACTCATTGATGAAGTCTTCGAGATCCACAACAATCAGACCAAAGTCGACACAACAGTTGTCGGTGCACCGGCACAGGCCTCGGCTGCAACTTCACAAAGCCGGAAACGAACGATCCAGTTGGACTCGAGCGACAAGCTTTATGAACAATTACGTGACGCCAACTTTGCGATCGTTGGAAGCCTCCTCAACAAAGTTGCGAGGCGGCTGCAGAAGGTGCAAAGCGATTACGAAAGTAAACACAAAACAAAGACTATTGCGGAACTCAAAGACTTTGTCAGTCAATTGCCAGGATACCAACAAGAACAGCAGAGTGCGAGAATACACACAGGCCTCGCGGAGGAGATCATTAAACATACCCGGACAGACCAGTTCAAGGGTCTTTTGGAGGTTCAGCAAAATCTCGCTGCTGGGGCTGATCCGTCAAGCCAGTTCGATGGCATCGAAGAATTAATAGCGCGAGACGCTCCTATTGCGCAAACTCTAAGATTACTGTGTATCTACTCGTGCATATCTGGGGGCATAAGACCTAAGGAATTTGATCAATTCAGGCGACTCATTCTGGAAGGCTACGGCTACCAGCATCTCCTCACGCTTAGCAACCTAGAGAAACTACAACTCTTTCTGTCCAAGTCGTCACCTCTGGCTGGAATGATCCCCATCCCAGGCAACAACGCCGGCCCAACGGGAAGCAAGACGAATTATACGTATCTTCGCAAGCAGCTTCGGCTCATCGTTGATGAGGTTCAAGAGGACGATCCAAACGATATATCCTATGTGTACAGTGGCTATGCTCCTCTTTCGATTCGCCTCGTTCAATGCATTCTGCAGAAGCAATATCTGCTTTCGGTGACTAAGGGAAACAGCGCCAACGCAGCGGGAGCGCCCCCAGGCGTCGGCAcgcaaggatggcaagggTTCGATGAAGCTGTCAAACACGTTCGTGGGCAGACGTTTTATGAGCACCAGAAGGGTGAGGATAAGGCTGTCAAAGCGCGGGCATTGCTCTCTGGAAGTGGCAACAAGCAGACTGTCTTTGTTGTGTTCGTCGGCGGCATCACTTTCACCGAGATTGCTGCTTTAAGGTTTATTGCAAAGCAGGAAGAAG GACGGAGAAATATTGTAATTTGCACAACGTCAATCATCAACGGAAACAAAATGATGGAATCCGCGATCGAAAAAGAATCGTTTGCGAAGGAGAGTGTGCCCGTTTCAACGACCTGA
- a CDS encoding F-type H+-transporting ATPase subunit gamma — MLSRAARPALRAAAAANARAAAVPSSAATYATLREIEDRLKSIRNIEKITNTMKIVASTKLTRAQRAMNDSRKYGQTSNEVYESAETKALETEDKKTLIIVCSSDKGLCGGIHSGLSRYVRRLHAEQPGFDLVLIGEKAKAQLSRTNASAIQLSFAGIGKDVPTFADAQAIADQVIQLPTEYTDIKILYNSFVNAQTYEASLIEAFSEEAIQQSPNFSAFEVDEEVLGNLREYSLANSLYWALAEGHACEQSARRNAMDNASKNAGEMINKYQILFNRTRQAVITGELVEIITGATASADM; from the exons ATGTTGTCACGAGCCGCCAGACCAGCTCTTCGAGCTGCCGCCGCAGCTAATGCTCG GGCCGCTGCCGTCCCCAGCTCCGCTGCCACCTATGCGACTCTCCGTGAGATCGAGGACCGTCTCAAGTCCATCCGAAACATCGAGAAGATCACAAACACCATGAAGATTGTCGCCTCCACCAAGCTCACCCGAGCCCAGCGCGCCATGAACGACTCTCGCAAGTACGGTCAGACCTCTAATGAGGTCTACGAGTCCGCTGAGACCAAGGCCCTCGAGACTGAGGACAAGAAGaccctcatcatcgtctgcTCTTCCGACAAGGGTCTCTGCGGTGGTATTCACTCTGGTCTGTCCCGATATGTCCGCCGACTTCACGCCGAGCAGCCTGGCTTCGACCTCGTCCTCATTGgtgagaaggccaaggctcaGCTCTCACGAACCAACGCCTCGGCTATTCAGCTGAGCTTCGCTGGTATTGGCAAGGATGTTCCCACCTTTGCCGACGCCCAGGCCATCGCCGACCAGGTTATTCAGCTTCCTACTGAGTACACCGACATCAAGATTCTGTACAACAGCTTCGTTAACGCTCAGACCTACGAGGCTTCCTTGATTGAGGCATTTTCCGAGGAGGCTATCCAGCAGTCCC CCAACTTCTCTGCCTTCGAGGTTGACGAGGAGGTTCTTGGCAACCTCCGCGAGTACAGTCTTGCCAACTCCCTCTACTGGGCTCTTGCTGAGGGCCACGCCTGCGAGCAGTCTGCCCGACGAAACGCTATGGAC AACGCCTCTAAGAACGCTGGTGAGATGATCAACAAGTACCAGATTCTCTTCAACCGTACTCGACAGGCCGTCATTACCGGAGAACTGGTTGAGATTATCACTGGTGCTACTGCCTCTGCGGACATGTAA
- a CDS encoding lysine-specific histone demethylase 1: MAKALMEIQRNHGLFPRVIGKGDNAKRVADLLSRMRQELLAGEDTSEANKIGLTPSTTNESVIIIDREVDFVTPLLTQLTYEGLIDEVFEIHNNQTKVDTTVVGAPAQASAATSQSRKRTIQLDSSDKLYEQLRDANFAIVGSLLNKVARRLQKVQSDYESKHKTKTIAELKDFVSQLPGYQQEQQSARIHTGLAEEIIKHTRTDQFKGLLEVQQNLAAGADPSSQFDGIEELIARDAPIAQTLRLLCIYSCISGGIRPKEFDQFRRLILEGYGYQHLLTLSNLEKLQLFLSKSSPLAGMIPIPGNNAGPTGSKTNYTYLRKQLRLIVDEVQEDDPNDISYVYSGYAPLSIRLVQCILQKQYLLSVTKGNSANAAGAPPGVGTQGWQGFDEAVKHVRGQTFYEHQKGEDKAVKARALLSGSGNKQTVFVVFVGGITFTEIAALRFIAKQEEGKHSHSRQGCSETESDIAPTGRRNIVICTTSIINGNKMMESAIEKESFAKESVPVSTT, encoded by the coding sequence ATGGCCAAAGCCCTTATGGAGATTCAAAGAAACCATGGCCTATTCCCGCGAGTGATAGGGAAGGGTGATAACGCAAAGCGCGTTGCTGACTTGCTTTCTCGCATGCGCCAGGAGCTTCTTGCTGGTGAAGATACGTCAGAAGCCAACAAGATTGGGTTGACGCCTAGCACAACCAATGAGAGCGTAATTATCATCGATCGCGAAGTTGACTTTGTTACACCCTTGCTCACTCAACTGACATACGAGGGACTCATTGATGAAGTCTTCGAGATCCACAACAATCAGACCAAAGTCGACACAACAGTTGTCGGTGCACCGGCACAGGCCTCGGCTGCAACTTCACAAAGCCGGAAACGAACGATCCAGTTGGACTCGAGCGACAAGCTTTATGAACAATTACGTGACGCCAACTTTGCGATCGTTGGAAGCCTCCTCAACAAAGTTGCGAGGCGGCTGCAGAAGGTGCAAAGCGATTACGAAAGTAAACACAAAACAAAGACTATTGCGGAACTCAAAGACTTTGTCAGTCAATTGCCAGGATACCAACAAGAACAGCAGAGTGCGAGAATACACACAGGCCTCGCGGAGGAGATCATTAAACATACCCGGACAGACCAGTTCAAGGGTCTTTTGGAGGTTCAGCAAAATCTCGCTGCTGGGGCTGATCCGTCAAGCCAGTTCGATGGCATCGAAGAATTAATAGCGCGAGACGCTCCTATTGCGCAAACTCTAAGATTACTGTGTATCTACTCGTGCATATCTGGGGGCATAAGACCTAAGGAATTTGATCAATTCAGGCGACTCATTCTGGAAGGCTACGGCTACCAGCATCTCCTCACGCTTAGCAACCTAGAGAAACTACAACTCTTTCTGTCCAAGTCGTCACCTCTGGCTGGAATGATCCCCATCCCAGGCAACAACGCCGGCCCAACGGGAAGCAAGACGAATTATACGTATCTTCGCAAGCAGCTTCGGCTCATCGTTGATGAGGTTCAAGAGGACGATCCAAACGATATATCCTATGTGTACAGTGGCTATGCTCCTCTTTCGATTCGCCTCGTTCAATGCATTCTGCAGAAGCAATATCTGCTTTCGGTGACTAAGGGAAACAGCGCCAACGCAGCGGGAGCGCCCCCAGGCGTCGGCAcgcaaggatggcaagggTTCGATGAAGCTGTCAAACACGTTCGTGGGCAGACGTTTTATGAGCACCAGAAGGGTGAGGATAAGGCTGTCAAAGCGCGGGCATTGCTCTCTGGAAGTGGCAACAAGCAGACTGTCTTTGTTGTGTTCGTCGGCGGCATCACTTTCACCGAGATTGCTGCTTTAAGGTTTATTGCAAAGCAGGAAGAAGGTAAGCACTCTCACAGCCGCCAGGGTTGCTCTGAAACGGAATCTGACATTGCCCCGACAGGACGGAGAAATATTGTAATTTGCACAACGTCAATCATCAACGGAAACAAAATGATGGAATCCGCGATCGAAAAAGAATCGTTTGCGAAGGAGAGTGTGCCCGTTTCAACGACCTGA